A section of the Streptomyces sp. NBC_00178 genome encodes:
- the lnt gene encoding apolipoprotein N-acyltransferase yields MPMRGTRLPDATADGGAARPHERLLRSRVGRGVVALCAGALPALAFPAPSLWWFAYVALVPWMLLIRSAGTGRRAALDGWLGGVGFVIAVHHWLMPSLHVFIVVLAAFLGLLWAPWGLLVARLLGGSPSAGRAFAAVVVVPSGWLMIELVRSWEGLGGPWGLLGASQWNVPFALRTASVGGVWLVSLGVVAANTALALLVAVPSARRTAAVCVVAGAVGTGATALWAPRPEQEGTVRIAVVQPGVVDGPGSIGHRFARSEELTRGLAGRDVDLVVWGESSVAVDLSRHPETADRVTALSRQVGADILVNMDARRTDGPERTGIFKSAVLVGSDGPTGDRYDKMRLVPFGEYVPARSLLGWATSVGKAAGEDRLRGGAPVVMDLPDGLRVGPLVCFETAFPDMSRRLVEDGAEVIVAQSSTSTFQHSWAPAQHASLGALRAAETGRPMVHATLTGVSAVYGPRGERVGAPIGTDASEAAVFDVPLAQGTTLYVRLGAWPVYGALAVLAVFFGVLGLRSLRKPAPGRPGPPVRTAGGSPERPAR; encoded by the coding sequence ATGCCGATGCGGGGCACGCGGCTTCCGGACGCGACGGCCGACGGGGGTGCGGCGCGGCCGCACGAGCGGCTGCTGCGCTCGCGCGTCGGACGGGGCGTCGTCGCCTTGTGCGCCGGCGCGCTCCCCGCCCTGGCGTTCCCGGCCCCGTCGCTCTGGTGGTTCGCGTACGTCGCGCTGGTGCCGTGGATGCTGCTGATCCGGTCGGCGGGCACGGGCCGGAGGGCCGCCCTGGACGGCTGGCTCGGCGGGGTGGGCTTCGTGATCGCCGTCCACCACTGGCTGATGCCGAGTCTGCACGTGTTCATCGTGGTGCTCGCGGCGTTCCTCGGGCTCCTGTGGGCTCCCTGGGGTCTTCTGGTGGCCCGTCTGCTCGGCGGATCACCGTCCGCGGGCAGGGCCTTCGCCGCGGTCGTCGTGGTGCCCTCCGGCTGGCTGATGATCGAACTCGTGCGCTCGTGGGAGGGCCTCGGCGGGCCGTGGGGTCTGCTGGGGGCCAGCCAGTGGAACGTCCCGTTCGCGCTGCGCACCGCGTCGGTGGGCGGAGTGTGGCTGGTCAGTCTCGGTGTGGTCGCCGCGAACACGGCCCTGGCGCTGCTGGTCGCCGTGCCGTCCGCGCGGCGGACCGCGGCCGTGTGCGTCGTCGCGGGCGCGGTCGGTACGGGGGCGACGGCCCTGTGGGCACCACGGCCCGAGCAGGAGGGCACGGTCCGTATCGCGGTCGTACAGCCGGGGGTCGTCGACGGCCCCGGCAGCATCGGGCACCGCTTCGCGCGCAGCGAGGAGCTGACGCGCGGTCTGGCCGGCCGGGACGTGGACCTCGTGGTGTGGGGCGAGAGCAGCGTGGCGGTGGATCTGTCGCGCCATCCGGAGACGGCGGACCGGGTCACCGCGCTGTCGCGTCAGGTCGGCGCGGACATCCTGGTCAACATGGACGCCCGGCGCACGGATGGCCCCGAGCGCACCGGAATCTTCAAGTCGGCGGTGCTGGTGGGCTCTGACGGCCCGACCGGCGACCGGTACGACAAGATGCGACTGGTGCCGTTCGGCGAGTACGTGCCGGCCCGCTCCCTCCTGGGCTGGGCGACCTCGGTGGGCAAGGCAGCGGGCGAGGACCGGCTGCGCGGCGGCGCCCCCGTGGTGATGGACCTGCCCGACGGGCTCCGGGTGGGGCCGCTGGTCTGCTTCGAGACCGCGTTCCCCGACATGAGCAGGCGCCTGGTGGAGGACGGCGCCGAGGTGATCGTCGCCCAGTCGTCCACCTCGACGTTCCAGCACAGCTGGGCTCCCGCGCAGCACGCCTCGCTGGGAGCGCTGCGGGCGGCGGAGACGGGCCGTCCGATGGTGCACGCCACGCTCACCGGCGTGAGCGCCGTGTACGGTCCGCGGGGCGAGCGGGTGGGCGCCCCGATCGGTACGGACGCGAGCGAGGCGGCCGTGTTCGACGTGCCGCTCGCCCAGGGCACCACGCTCTACGTCCGGCTGGGCGCCTGGCCCGTGTACGGCGCGCTGGCCGTGCTGGCCGTGTTCTTCGGCGTACTGGGGCTGCGGTCCCTCAGGAAGCCTGCTCCAGGGCGTCCAGGACCACCCGTTCGCACAGCCGGTGGGTCTCCAGAGCGTCCTGCGCGCTGA
- a CDS encoding Gfo/Idh/MocA family protein — protein MKVGCIGLGDIARKAYLPVLTALPGVELHLQTRTPATLADVAAAHRIPAERCHEDLGALLDQELDAAFVHASTAAHAEIVERLLEAGVPTYVDKPLAYELADSERLVALAEERGVTLTVGFNRRLAPSYAQCAEHPRELILLQKNRVGLPEDPRTLVLDDFIHVVDTLRFLAPGPVSGVVVRARIVDGMMHHVVLQLSGDGFTAIGMMNRLNGSTEEILEVSGQDSKRQVLNLADVVDHKGQPTLRRRGDWVPVARQRGIEQCVVSFLDAVRAGEVLSAQDALETHRLCERVVLDALEQAS, from the coding sequence GTGAAGGTCGGCTGCATCGGGCTCGGAGACATCGCGAGGAAGGCGTATCTGCCGGTACTCACCGCCCTGCCCGGCGTCGAACTGCATCTGCAGACCCGCACCCCCGCCACACTGGCGGACGTGGCCGCCGCGCACCGGATCCCCGCCGAGCGGTGCCACGAGGACCTCGGCGCGCTCCTGGACCAGGAACTGGACGCCGCCTTCGTGCACGCGTCGACCGCGGCGCACGCGGAGATCGTCGAGCGGCTCCTGGAGGCGGGCGTCCCCACCTACGTCGACAAGCCGCTCGCCTACGAACTCGCCGACTCCGAGCGGCTGGTGGCTCTGGCCGAGGAGCGCGGTGTCACGCTGACCGTCGGCTTCAACCGCAGGCTCGCCCCGTCCTACGCCCAGTGCGCCGAGCACCCGCGTGAGCTGATCCTCCTGCAGAAGAACCGGGTGGGGCTGCCCGAGGATCCGCGCACCCTGGTGCTCGACGACTTCATCCACGTCGTCGACACCCTGCGCTTCCTGGCTCCCGGCCCGGTGTCGGGGGTCGTCGTGCGCGCGCGGATCGTGGACGGGATGATGCACCACGTGGTGCTGCAGCTGTCCGGCGACGGGTTCACCGCCATCGGCATGATGAACCGGCTCAACGGGTCGACGGAGGAGATCCTCGAGGTCTCCGGCCAGGACTCCAAGCGACAGGTGCTCAACCTCGCCGACGTCGTCGACCACAAGGGCCAGCCGACCCTGCGGCGCCGCGGCGACTGGGTGCCGGTCGCCCGTCAGCGCGGCATCGAGCAGTGCGTCGTGTCGTTCCTGGACGCGGTGCGGGCCGGCGAGGTGCTCAGCGCGCAGGACGCTCTGGAGACCCACCGGCTGTGCGAACGGGTGGTCCTGGACGCCCTGGAGCAGGCTTCCTGA